A genomic segment from Malus domestica chromosome 05, GDT2T_hap1 encodes:
- the LOC103441555 gene encoding transcription factor RADIALIS isoform X1, whose translation MASSSMSSRGSGSSWTAKQNKAFEKALAVYDKDTADRWYNVAKAVGGKTPEEVKRHYEVLVEDVKHIESGQVPFPDYRTTGGNSHGHHMSDEEKRMRNLKLH comes from the exons ATGGCATCAAGCTCAATGTCCTCAAGAGGCTCTGGCTCCTCCTGGACtgccaagcaaaacaaagcCTTTGAAAAGGCTCTGGCTGTCTACGACAAGGACACTGCTGACCGCTGGTACAATGTGGCCAAAGCGGTCGGCGGCAAAACACCGGAGGAAGTCAAGAGGCACTATGAGGTTCTTGTGGAAGATGTCAAGCATATTGAGTCAGGCCAGGTGCCCTTCCCAGATTACAGGACTACTGGTGGGAACAGCCATGGCCACCACATGAGTGATGAGGAAAAGAG GATGAGAAACCTCAAGCTTCACTGA
- the LOC103441555 gene encoding transcription factor RADIALIS isoform X2, with protein MASSSMSSRGSGSSWTAKQNKAFEKALAVYDKDTADRWYNVAKAVGGKTPEEVKRHYEVLVEDVKHIESGQVPFPDYRTTG; from the exons ATGGCATCAAGCTCAATGTCCTCAAGAGGCTCTGGCTCCTCCTGGACtgccaagcaaaacaaagcCTTTGAAAAGGCTCTGGCTGTCTACGACAAGGACACTGCTGACCGCTGGTACAATGTGGCCAAAGCGGTCGGCGGCAAAACACCGGAGGAAGTCAAGAGGCACTATGAGGTTCTTGTGGAAGATGTCAAGCATATTGAGTCAGGCCAGGTGCCCTTCCCAGATTACAGGACTACTG GATGA